A genomic window from Dechloromonas sp. A34 includes:
- the arsS gene encoding arsenosugar biosynthesis radical SAM (seleno)protein ArsS (Some members of this family are selenoproteins.) has product MLPVLPLLEKSSFPAVHRASVRTLQVNLGYRCNQSCVHCHVNAGPSRTEEMSSGMVDQVIAFLQQNPAITTLDLTGGAPELNPHFRRLVARAHGLGRQIIDRCNLTILAEPGMENLADFLAEHRVHVVASLPCYLEGNVDRQRGRGSFSASIDGLQALNSRGYGLPESALALSLVFNPQGAVLPPPQSELEKTYRAHLLDTYGIRFTRLLVLANMPIQRFGSMLISRREFASYMELLKGAHHSDNLAGVMCRDLLSVDWQGYVYDCDFNQQLGLSLGTGKQRRHLSEVSATSLAGLPVRVADHCYACTAGQGSSCRGALAVTSSSLSRIAA; this is encoded by the coding sequence ATGCTTCCTGTATTACCCCTGCTTGAAAAATCGTCTTTTCCCGCGGTCCACCGGGCCAGCGTTCGCACCCTCCAGGTGAATCTGGGCTACCGTTGCAACCAGAGTTGCGTGCATTGCCACGTCAATGCGGGGCCGTCGCGGACTGAGGAAATGAGTTCGGGAATGGTCGACCAGGTGATCGCCTTCCTGCAGCAGAATCCCGCTATCACCACGCTGGACCTTACGGGTGGAGCCCCTGAGCTGAACCCGCATTTCCGTCGTCTCGTCGCTCGCGCACACGGCCTGGGCAGGCAGATAATCGACCGCTGCAACCTGACCATCCTGGCCGAGCCCGGGATGGAGAATCTTGCTGACTTTCTGGCCGAGCACCGGGTTCATGTCGTCGCATCGCTACCTTGCTACCTTGAGGGCAATGTCGATCGTCAGCGTGGACGGGGAAGCTTTTCAGCCAGCATTGATGGGCTTCAAGCCCTGAACTCTCGAGGCTACGGACTGCCGGAGAGCGCCCTGGCACTCTCTTTGGTTTTCAATCCGCAGGGGGCTGTGCTGCCGCCACCCCAGTCGGAATTGGAGAAGACGTACCGGGCTCACTTGCTCGATACCTACGGCATCCGGTTCACCCGTCTCCTGGTCCTTGCCAACATGCCCATCCAGCGTTTCGGTTCCATGCTGATTTCGCGAAGGGAGTTTGCCTCCTACATGGAGTTGCTGAAGGGGGCCCATCATTCTGACAACCTCGCCGGCGTCATGTGCCGCGACCTGCTCAGCGTGGACTGGCAGGGCTATGTCTACGACTGCGATTTCAACCAGCAGCTTGGTCTCTCGTTGGGCACGGGAAAGCAGCGGCGCCATCTCTCCGAAGTCTCCGCTACTTCGCTTGCCGGGCTGCCGGTGCGGGTTGCCGATCACTGCTATGCTTGTACGGCCGGCCAAGGTTCGAGTTGCCGCGGTGCCTTGGCAGTAACTAGCTCCTCCCTGTCCCGCATCGCGGCCTGA
- a CDS encoding rhodanese-like domain-containing protein, with translation MSHTASRSPFLEFLVGIINVPRELWKRLVNITRGVKDISPSVAQAYIQRNGAFILDVREQKEYDLGHVPNSVLIPVGQLEQRVSDIHDQRNRTIVVICHGGKRSATACQILSQYGFKEPLNIAGGILAWKKAKLPVEIQGL, from the coding sequence ATGTCGCATACAGCAAGCCGTTCGCCGTTTCTGGAGTTTCTCGTCGGGATCATCAACGTTCCCCGGGAACTCTGGAAGCGACTCGTCAACATCACTCGCGGCGTCAAGGACATTAGTCCTAGCGTCGCTCAAGCTTATATTCAGCGCAATGGCGCCTTCATTCTCGACGTCCGGGAACAGAAGGAATACGACCTTGGCCACGTTCCCAACAGCGTGCTCATTCCGGTGGGTCAACTCGAGCAAAGGGTCTCGGATATTCACGATCAGCGCAATCGGACGATCGTGGTGATTTGCCATGGCGGGAAGCGCTCCGCGACCGCCTGCCAGATTCTGAGCCAGTATGGTTTCAAGGAGCCCCTGAATATCGCGGGTGGTATTCTGGCCTGGAAAAAGGCCAAGCTTCCCGTCGAAATCCAAGGGCTGTGA
- a CDS encoding lysylphosphatidylglycerol synthase transmembrane domain-containing protein yields the protein MANNPTSGSDSVSDFEPTDKAAERRTLFLRVGITVALIGVVLWKLDLADLASKFAKFDPTWTALAFLAVFGAVIVSAWKWGLILGERGYPLPYQRLVHHYFVGLFFNNVLPTTVGGDAVRAWETTKDTGEVPEAMGSVVTERLIAGVALGITALLGLPFVEASPKLLFLVAAFLVIDLVLVGLFLVPKVAEGIVSKLLPPRFAGLRDAVTNTVLVVRATLKNPRLFIKVTLLSILFQIFVAAVNACIFKAMDVPVTLAQCVIYTPMIFTVTMLPISLSGLGVREAAYWYFFSQVGVSQVDAVVCSLAFFIIVGISSLPGAPLFVLNRKRRNALASLQAAEQQI from the coding sequence ATGGCGAACAATCCCACTTCCGGAAGCGATAGCGTTTCGGACTTCGAGCCTACGGACAAGGCAGCGGAGCGGAGAACCCTGTTCCTGCGGGTCGGCATCACCGTGGCGCTGATTGGCGTTGTCCTGTGGAAACTCGATCTCGCGGACCTGGCGTCGAAGTTTGCAAAGTTTGACCCGACCTGGACGGCACTTGCCTTCCTGGCCGTCTTCGGAGCGGTCATCGTTTCGGCCTGGAAATGGGGACTGATCCTTGGCGAGCGTGGCTATCCCCTGCCGTACCAGCGACTGGTACACCATTATTTCGTGGGCTTGTTCTTCAATAACGTACTGCCGACCACCGTGGGAGGCGATGCGGTCCGGGCCTGGGAGACAACCAAGGACACCGGAGAGGTTCCGGAGGCCATGGGCTCTGTAGTGACCGAGCGACTCATTGCCGGGGTCGCCTTGGGCATTACGGCATTGCTCGGCCTACCTTTCGTGGAGGCCAGTCCAAAATTGCTTTTTCTGGTCGCCGCTTTCCTGGTAATCGACCTGGTTCTGGTCGGCTTGTTTCTGGTGCCCAAGGTCGCCGAGGGCATCGTCAGCAAGTTGCTGCCGCCGCGCTTTGCCGGCCTGCGCGATGCCGTGACCAACACCGTTCTGGTCGTGCGCGCCACCTTGAAGAACCCGAGGCTGTTCATCAAGGTAACCCTGCTCTCCATCCTCTTCCAGATCTTCGTTGCTGCGGTCAATGCGTGCATTTTCAAGGCGATGGATGTTCCCGTCACCTTGGCCCAGTGCGTGATCTACACCCCGATGATCTTCACCGTCACCATGCTGCCGATTTCCCTATCTGGCCTGGGGGTGCGTGAAGCGGCCTACTGGTACTTCTTCTCCCAGGTTGGCGTCAGCCAGGTCGATGCCGTCGTCTGCTCTCTCGCCTTTTTCATCATCGTCGGTATCTCAAGCCTGCCAGGGGCTCCGCTCTTCGTGCTCAATCGCAAGCGCCGCAACGCCCTCGCATCGCTACAAGCTGCCGAACAACAAATCTGA
- a CDS encoding TVP38/TMEM64 family protein, translating to MKINVSKKSSYIALAAILAAVAAFLLIPQVREAVQVVVGILTVKDTQEAIQSFKDYLLGFGYWAPAVSLLLMVFQSVVAPLPAFVVTFTNGLLFGWVGGTILSWSSAMLGAALCFWIARALGRPVVESLVGGTTALEVSDLFFARYGNRAILVSRLLPFVSFDIISYGAGLTPVSFWRFLVATGIGQLPATVIYSYLGQNLTGSVQILFWIFSITTAIFVLGWTVGPLVIKRIRNGSNCACVPAEEKTEAA from the coding sequence ATGAAGATCAACGTATCCAAAAAAAGCTCGTACATCGCGCTCGCAGCCATTCTTGCCGCGGTGGCAGCCTTCCTGCTGATCCCGCAGGTCCGCGAAGCCGTTCAGGTCGTCGTCGGAATACTCACCGTCAAGGATACCCAGGAAGCCATTCAGTCCTTTAAGGACTACCTGCTGGGATTCGGTTACTGGGCCCCCGCGGTTTCCTTGCTTTTGATGGTGTTTCAATCGGTGGTTGCGCCGCTTCCGGCGTTTGTCGTGACCTTCACCAATGGGCTCTTATTTGGCTGGGTCGGGGGCACGATCCTCTCCTGGTCGAGTGCCATGCTGGGAGCGGCACTATGCTTCTGGATTGCCCGGGCGCTGGGGCGTCCGGTTGTCGAGAGCCTTGTGGGTGGAACCACGGCCCTGGAAGTTTCCGACCTCTTCTTTGCTCGCTACGGCAACCGGGCCATCCTGGTTTCCCGCCTGCTGCCTTTTGTTTCCTTTGACATCATCAGCTACGGTGCCGGCCTCACCCCGGTCTCCTTCTGGAGATTTCTGGTTGCCACCGGGATCGGTCAATTGCCGGCAACGGTCATCTATTCGTATCTTGGGCAAAACCTCACGGGCTCGGTTCAGATCCTGTTCTGGATCTTCTCCATCACGACCGCGATTTTTGTCTTGGGCTGGACGGTTGGGCCGCTCGTGATCAAGCGGATTCGCAACGGCAGCAATTGCGCTTGCGTTCCTGCCGAAGAAAAGACCGAGGCGGCATGA
- a CDS encoding sulfurtransferase produces MATEAAVSAAKINYERDWVVPARAAYELIQQGALVLDARGLDLKKKAPLANSSAVVWEDLAEPSLPTKGRLLSDPNVVSKKLQALGVAKDRPIVVLGDPLNGWGEDGRIAWTLRTWGHNKVVVVDGGLQAVQKEGPLNILPAKAGDFVVSPTNKWEIKKEEIKEHLPKKDLVVFDVREPREYEGKTPYGESRGGHVPGAKGLWYKDFIGKDGKLLPRAELENVLAAKGVTKDSNIVAYCTGGIRSGWFTTVLNDLGYKTRNYAGSMWEWSSQPAAEYPLVKN; encoded by the coding sequence TTGGCGACCGAAGCTGCGGTTAGCGCCGCCAAGATCAACTACGAACGCGACTGGGTCGTCCCGGCTCGCGCAGCCTACGAACTCATTCAGCAGGGAGCCCTGGTTCTGGATGCCCGTGGCCTGGACCTGAAGAAAAAGGCTCCGTTGGCCAATTCTTCTGCTGTCGTCTGGGAAGACCTGGCTGAACCCAGCCTGCCGACCAAGGGCCGCCTGCTGAGCGATCCAAATGTCGTCAGCAAGAAGCTCCAGGCGCTTGGCGTTGCCAAGGATCGTCCGATCGTCGTGCTGGGCGACCCGCTGAATGGTTGGGGCGAGGATGGCCGTATCGCCTGGACCCTGCGCACCTGGGGCCATAACAAGGTGGTCGTGGTCGACGGTGGTCTGCAGGCGGTCCAGAAGGAAGGCCCGTTGAACATCCTGCCGGCCAAGGCAGGTGATTTCGTGGTTTCCCCGACCAACAAGTGGGAAATCAAGAAGGAAGAAATCAAGGAACACCTCCCCAAGAAGGATTTGGTCGTGTTCGATGTTCGCGAGCCGCGTGAATATGAAGGCAAGACCCCGTATGGCGAAAGCCGCGGCGGCCATGTTCCGGGTGCCAAGGGGCTTTGGTACAAGGATTTCATCGGCAAGGACGGCAAGCTCCTGCCGCGTGCCGAGCTCGAGAATGTGCTGGCCGCCAAGGGGGTAACCAAGGACAGCAACATTGTGGCCTATTGCACGGGCGGCATCCGTTCCGGCTGGTTCACGACGGTCCTGAATGACCTCGGCTATAAAACCCGCAATTACGCTGGCTCCATGTGGGAATGGTCGTCTCAGCCGGCTGCCGAATATCCCTTGGTGAAGAACTAA
- a CDS encoding transporter: MKHPIKTLPALALAAAALIQAPAYAIDTDPLDYVAPKAGIGVLGLYYGNWQSDKQYSKGSQVASNSIDLNYGVGTYVKFHDVAGYVVGTKIVVPVSHLEVSTPGGANVSGSGIGDPTFVFPVWLYSNAKTRTHFAITPRIQVPLGKYDKNAAINPGGNRYTFVLQPGFTTGLTEKISWDLVGDVQFFGKNDDIAGGGSLEQKALYSLQTHLTYAIKPGLEASIGAYKYTGGETKTRGVNDGNRTDTTTAIASLGYWATATDNFLVQYRSDTSVENGAKFNGIQLRYLHVF; the protein is encoded by the coding sequence TTGAAGCATCCGATAAAGACACTTCCGGCACTGGCGCTTGCGGCAGCAGCGTTGATTCAGGCGCCGGCATACGCCATTGATACCGATCCGCTCGATTACGTCGCTCCGAAGGCAGGGATTGGCGTACTGGGCCTCTATTACGGCAACTGGCAATCAGACAAGCAGTATTCCAAGGGTAGTCAGGTCGCTAGTAATTCGATCGATCTGAACTACGGCGTTGGCACCTATGTGAAGTTCCATGATGTTGCCGGCTACGTCGTGGGTACCAAGATCGTTGTTCCGGTCAGCCACCTCGAGGTATCGACCCCGGGTGGGGCGAATGTCAGTGGTTCGGGCATTGGCGATCCGACCTTCGTCTTCCCGGTATGGCTCTACAGCAACGCGAAAACCCGAACCCACTTTGCGATCACGCCGCGCATCCAGGTTCCCCTCGGCAAATACGACAAAAACGCCGCCATCAACCCGGGGGGCAACCGCTACACCTTCGTTCTGCAGCCCGGTTTCACAACCGGCCTGACCGAAAAGATCTCCTGGGATCTGGTCGGCGACGTCCAGTTCTTCGGGAAGAACGACGACATCGCCGGCGGCGGCAGCCTTGAGCAGAAAGCGCTGTACTCGCTGCAAACCCATCTGACCTATGCGATCAAACCTGGTCTGGAAGCCTCGATTGGTGCCTACAAGTACACCGGTGGCGAAACCAAGACCCGAGGTGTCAATGACGGCAATCGCACCGACACGACCACCGCCATTGCGAGCCTGGGTTACTGGGCGACCGCGACGGACAATTTCCTGGTCCAGTACCGGAGCGACACCTCGGTCGAGAACGGTGCCAAGTTCAACGGTATCCAGCTGCGCTACCTGCATGTCTTTTAA
- a CDS encoding ArsR/SmtB family transcription factor, producing the protein MLRAFDWLDSIQGGQSSERLYVHILISRQVDKGRAAKGLGAPGPLTLAWLKWPDAWPPPGIVMDDYIAPLKALADPHRLRVFWLLAHIDERICVAEAMVVLGASHYNASRHLSQLKNAHLVKACREGKRVYYTLNRDGGPFVDAMLAATKTIPRKHSPAKFCVARVFWNCAKPLPRVFSPAELPAVRQCRQHYFTYASIRICTDKLIKENSFVGLTRPPKVRSTARTVTVHCMGHFFELGGFLEASDKDTSGTGACGSSVDSGAGIRH; encoded by the coding sequence TTGCTGCGTGCTTTTGATTGGTTGGACTCTATTCAAGGCGGCCAGTCATCCGAACGACTTTATGTGCATATCCTTATCAGCCGACAGGTCGACAAGGGGAGGGCGGCAAAGGGGCTCGGCGCGCCTGGCCCGCTCACCCTCGCTTGGTTAAAATGGCCGGATGCCTGGCCACCTCCTGGAATCGTGATGGACGACTATATTGCCCCCCTGAAGGCATTGGCCGATCCTCATCGCCTTCGCGTCTTCTGGTTGCTGGCGCATATCGACGAGCGTATCTGTGTCGCCGAAGCGATGGTGGTCTTGGGCGCTTCGCACTACAACGCATCCAGGCATCTGTCCCAGCTCAAGAATGCACATCTCGTCAAAGCTTGTCGCGAAGGGAAGCGCGTGTATTACACCTTGAATCGCGACGGCGGCCCTTTTGTCGATGCCATGTTGGCTGCCACCAAGACCATTCCCCGGAAGCATTCGCCTGCGAAATTCTGCGTTGCAAGAGTCTTCTGGAATTGCGCCAAACCTCTACCTAGGGTTTTTTCACCAGCCGAGTTACCGGCCGTACGCCAATGCCGGCAACATTATTTTACATATGCAAGTATACGCATATGTACAGATAAGCTTATCAAGGAAAATTCGTTTGTCGGTTTGACTCGGCCCCCTAAAGTTCGCTCCACAGCACGCACCGTTACGGTGCATTGCATGGGCCATTTTTTTGAACTTGGGGGATTTCTTGAAGCATCCGATAAAGACACTTCCGGCACTGGCGCTTGCGGCAGCAGCGTTGATTCAGGCGCCGGCATACGCCATTGA
- a CDS encoding glycosyltransferase, with translation MKPKLSIIIPTFDEAERNAGCLSALPPVRLAEVEIIVADDGREATTQPTSPLIDPFMHEARGPGGRMKAGAAAAQGEILLFLRSLTRLPERALNDLFSAFDSGARWGRCDRNSGGQNFLLKAITALISLRCRICGIALEEPAIFVQREAFFAIGGFPGETSTADLSTPAPLGSLGKTAASGNKSVLFGRRRGKHGVWQTIY, from the coding sequence ATGAAACCGAAGCTTTCAATCATCATTCCCACCTTCGACGAAGCCGAGCGCAATGCCGGTTGCCTTTCCGCCTTGCCTCCGGTGCGCCTGGCGGAAGTCGAAATCATCGTCGCCGACGACGGCAGGGAGGCGACGACCCAGCCGACATCCCCGCTGATTGATCCTTTCATGCACGAAGCACGCGGACCGGGCGGTCGAATGAAAGCCGGTGCCGCAGCGGCGCAAGGGGAGATATTGCTGTTCCTGCGCAGCTTGACGCGCTTGCCGGAGCGGGCGCTGAACGATTTATTTTCTGCGTTCGACTCCGGTGCCCGCTGGGGTCGGTGTGACAGAAATAGCGGCGGCCAGAACTTCCTTCTCAAAGCCATCACGGCACTGATCAGTTTGCGCTGCAGAATTTGCGGAATTGCGCTTGAGGAGCCGGCAATTTTCGTACAACGCGAGGCATTTTTCGCGATCGGTGGCTTTCCCGGGGAGACCTCGACGGCGGACTTATCCACCCCCGCCCCCCTCGGTAGTCTCGGGAAGACCGCTGCTAGTGGAAACAAGAGCGTGTTATTCGGCCGCCGTCGGGGCAAGCACGGTGTTTGGCAGACTATCTACTAG
- a CDS encoding efflux RND transporter permease subunit produces MSPQKTSSDTVAFRRSSFQAGLIGTVAFWIFSKRFPLLIIGILTTLVLGISAARLGLKSEFNKMIPLGHEYTKTFTEYQKELGGGNRVLIAVSSKHGDIFSKEFLARLRAVHEGVFYLPGVERASVTSIFSPKVVHYQVVENGFEGGPLVASDYDGSSGAVAKVKENTTKSNWVGRIVSNDFRSAMISAELMETDPETGESLNVHHFGNKLEELRTRLQGSDVDIHIIGFSKATSDIVNGTGSIVVFFGLTFLVTALLLYWYSGSGMLTAWALVAAMIPVVWLLGLMPLVGLTLDPLSILLPFLIFAIGVSHAVQMTSAWKQEVMAGADGQSASTHCFIKLFIPGSVALLANALGFMAIAFVPVKIVKDLVFTATIGVSIMIATNKMLLPILLSYMKAGRNWGVTHAGHETGAGRLWRIMSRVVERKWAALAILCGLGLLLGAALVARDLKVGDLGKGIPELRPEARYNQDAEFITANFSLGVDVLGVIVEPRNMREPCLEYAMVDHLDRFEFAMRQVAGVESVRGLGGSVRTLNVINNEENIKWDGIPETRAQLGQYMTDANARDKDLALFGCHSAQVLLYLKDHQATTLTHVVDEIKRYRDNFTDDNIRFRLATGSAGIMAATNEVVKEADWWVNLALFGSVSLLCLLTFRSLRITVCIVLPLAIVTVFCNAIMAWLDIGLKVNTLPVVALGVGVGVDYGIYLFERIKHAVDEEGKSLQAGLLDALRQRGTASVFTALTMAVGVGAWVFSDLKFQADMGLLLAFMFIVNLLAAIVLSPALAGFFWRGRES; encoded by the coding sequence ATGAGTCCGCAAAAAACAAGCAGCGACACGGTGGCGTTCCGCCGCTCCAGTTTCCAGGCCGGCCTGATCGGCACCGTGGCTTTCTGGATCTTCAGCAAGCGCTTTCCGCTGTTGATCATCGGCATCCTGACCACGCTCGTGCTGGGCATCTCGGCCGCTCGCCTGGGCTTGAAGTCCGAATTCAACAAGATGATTCCGCTCGGCCACGAATATACGAAGACCTTCACGGAATACCAGAAGGAATTGGGTGGTGGCAACCGGGTGCTGATTGCCGTCAGCAGCAAGCACGGGGATATCTTCTCGAAAGAGTTTCTGGCCCGGCTGCGGGCCGTGCACGAGGGCGTCTTCTACCTACCGGGGGTGGAACGGGCTTCGGTGACCTCGATTTTCTCGCCCAAGGTGGTTCATTATCAGGTGGTCGAAAACGGCTTCGAAGGCGGGCCGCTGGTCGCCTCGGACTACGATGGATCGTCGGGGGCCGTGGCGAAGGTCAAGGAGAACACGACCAAGTCCAATTGGGTCGGGCGGATCGTTTCCAACGATTTCAGGTCGGCGATGATTTCCGCCGAACTCATGGAAACCGACCCGGAAACCGGGGAAAGCCTCAACGTCCATCACTTCGGGAACAAGTTGGAAGAACTGCGGACCCGGTTGCAGGGCAGCGATGTCGATATCCACATCATCGGCTTCTCGAAGGCGACCAGCGATATCGTCAATGGCACGGGCAGCATCGTGGTCTTTTTCGGCCTGACCTTCCTGGTGACCGCCCTGCTGCTCTACTGGTACTCCGGTTCCGGCATGCTGACGGCCTGGGCGCTGGTCGCCGCGATGATCCCCGTGGTCTGGCTGCTCGGCCTCATGCCGCTGGTCGGGCTGACCCTCGATCCCTTGTCGATCCTGCTGCCTTTCCTGATCTTCGCGATCGGGGTGTCGCACGCGGTGCAGATGACCAGCGCCTGGAAGCAGGAAGTCATGGCCGGCGCCGACGGCCAGAGCGCGTCCACCCATTGTTTCATCAAGCTCTTCATTCCGGGCAGCGTCGCGCTGCTGGCCAATGCGCTGGGCTTCATGGCGATCGCCTTCGTCCCGGTAAAAATTGTCAAGGATCTGGTCTTCACCGCCACCATCGGGGTGTCGATCATGATCGCGACCAACAAGATGCTGCTGCCCATCCTGTTGTCGTACATGAAGGCCGGGCGCAACTGGGGGGTAACCCACGCCGGGCACGAGACCGGAGCCGGCCGCCTGTGGCGCATCATGAGCCGCGTCGTCGAGCGCAAATGGGCAGCGCTGGCCATCCTCTGCGGCCTCGGCCTGTTGCTCGGCGCCGCCCTGGTCGCCCGGGACCTGAAGGTGGGCGACCTCGGCAAGGGCATTCCCGAGTTGCGTCCCGAGGCGCGCTACAACCAGGACGCCGAGTTCATCACCGCGAATTTTTCCCTGGGCGTCGACGTGCTGGGGGTGATCGTCGAACCCCGGAACATGCGCGAGCCCTGTCTGGAGTACGCGATGGTGGATCATCTCGACCGCTTCGAATTCGCCATGCGGCAGGTGGCCGGGGTCGAGTCGGTGCGCGGGCTGGGCGGCTCGGTGCGCACGCTGAACGTCATCAACAACGAAGAAAACATCAAATGGGACGGCATTCCGGAAACCCGCGCCCAGCTTGGCCAATACATGACCGATGCCAACGCCAGGGACAAGGATCTCGCCCTGTTCGGCTGTCATTCCGCCCAGGTCCTGCTCTACCTCAAGGACCATCAGGCGACCACGCTGACGCATGTGGTCGATGAGATCAAGCGCTACCGCGACAACTTCACCGACGACAATATCCGCTTCCGTCTTGCCACCGGCAGCGCCGGCATCATGGCGGCGACCAACGAGGTGGTGAAGGAGGCCGACTGGTGGGTGAATCTGGCGCTGTTCGGTTCGGTCAGCCTGTTGTGCCTGCTGACCTTCCGCTCGCTCCGGATCACCGTCTGCATCGTCCTGCCGCTGGCGATCGTGACCGTCTTCTGCAATGCCATCATGGCCTGGCTGGACATCGGCCTCAAGGTCAATACGCTGCCGGTGGTCGCCCTCGGCGTCGGGGTCGGCGTCGATTACGGCATTTACCTGTTCGAGCGCATCAAGCATGCCGTGGACGAAGAGGGGAAAAGCTTGCAGGCCGGACTGCTCGATGCCCTCCGGCAACGGGGAACGGCGTCCGTCTTCACCGCCTTGACCATGGCCGTTGGTGTTGGCGCCTGGGTTTTCTCCGATCTGAAGTTTCAGGCCGACATGGGATTGCTGCTCGCCTTCATGTTCATCGTCAATCTTCTGGCGGCAATCGTGCTCTCACCGGCACTGGCGGGGTTTTTCTGGCGTGGTCGTGAGTCGTGA
- a CDS encoding WD40/YVTN/BNR-like repeat-containing protein, producing MHRYAGNAPARVSREIRRSVVLLSALVALNLPQLAAATGDSAAEALRALKATASINKVAILDAVRAGRRITAVGERSLVFVSDDEGENWSARPTATEKSLTSVTLQPDGVLLATGHSGLLLRSEDGGNHWRQAPLPASQKEALLGSLTLADGRILAFGGYASLLESADGGRSWTQRSILDAEIDKHFYGMAASNESLVLVGEAGLIAVSGDRGAAWQVVPSPYHGSLFGVSALANGAFVAYGMRGKILCSVDQGRSWRELESDTKSPFFSGTVLKDGRLLLAGKDGVLAMLASDGQSVETRYTPDHRTVSRIVETSGDEWLLFGEAGARRVQWKNLKK from the coding sequence ATGCATCGTTACGCTGGAAATGCGCCGGCTCGAGTTTCGCGGGAAATTCGCCGCTCCGTTGTGCTCCTGTCGGCGCTGGTCGCGCTCAATCTGCCGCAGCTGGCGGCCGCCACCGGTGACAGCGCGGCGGAGGCTCTGCGCGCCCTCAAGGCAACGGCCAGTATCAACAAGGTGGCGATCCTCGATGCCGTGCGCGCCGGCCGCCGGATCACGGCAGTCGGCGAGCGCAGTCTGGTCTTCGTTTCCGACGACGAGGGGGAAAACTGGTCGGCGCGGCCGACCGCGACCGAGAAGTCCTTGACCTCGGTGACGCTGCAGCCGGACGGCGTGCTGCTGGCCACCGGCCACAGCGGCCTGCTCCTGCGCTCCGAGGACGGCGGCAACCATTGGCGCCAGGCGCCGTTGCCGGCCAGTCAGAAGGAGGCGCTGCTCGGCAGCCTGACCCTGGCCGACGGCCGGATCCTGGCATTCGGTGGCTATGCCAGTCTCCTTGAATCTGCCGATGGCGGCCGCTCATGGACGCAACGCAGCATCCTGGATGCGGAAATCGACAAGCATTTCTACGGCATGGCGGCGAGCAACGAGTCCCTGGTCCTGGTCGGGGAGGCCGGGCTGATCGCCGTCTCAGGCGACCGCGGTGCGGCCTGGCAGGTCGTGCCGTCGCCCTATCACGGCTCGCTGTTCGGGGTCAGCGCCCTGGCCAACGGTGCTTTCGTCGCCTATGGCATGCGCGGCAAGATTCTCTGTTCCGTCGATCAGGGGCGGAGTTGGCGCGAACTGGAGTCCGATACGAAGTCGCCGTTCTTTTCCGGAACCGTGCTCAAGGATGGTCGCCTGCTGCTGGCCGGCAAGGATGGCGTCCTCGCCATGCTAGCCAGCGACGGCCAGTCCGTCGAAACCCGGTACACCCCGGATCACCGGACGGTATCGCGCATCGTCGAAACCTCGGGCGACGAGTGGCTGCTGTTCGGCGAGGCCGGAGCGCGGCGTGTGCAGTGGAAGAATCTGAAAAAGTGA